In Notolabrus celidotus isolate fNotCel1 chromosome 22, fNotCel1.pri, whole genome shotgun sequence, one genomic interval encodes:
- the mtfr1l gene encoding mitochondrial fission regulator 1-like isoform X2: MRLTSITMETETEVIPIWQNKPHGSTRSVVRRIGSTLPLRPPQRACFQELPGLPTLRPMDGPVVPSLADIAWIVADEEETYARVRSDSRPLKHEWRPTPLLVLHRNSSVPNFRREGKRVEGLRKPGVTALNRTTALQDELSRLRSQIAKIVASDSGSNPMTPDLLSPDDTSMSFSMAPFETAPYQPAATAPASFVISDVTEEEEEEEEEEEDEKDVVSVVSELIPDPLPPVSMTASATFDLDRPSMDFREAEEDTVSLSKSTSFADVMDILKDMNRMKMSKDSRYNRGCTSLREEDSATLISEALRKKFVLKEEDTAAVKRK; encoded by the exons ATGAGACTGAcctccatcaccatggaaacagaaaca GAAGTTATTCCTATCTGGCAGAATAAGCCTCATGGATCCACCCGTAGTGTTGTGAGAAGAATAGGTTCAACCCTTCCTCTCAGACCTCCACAGAGGGCATGTTTTCAG GAACTACCAGGCCTACCCACTCTCCGACCTATGGATGGTCCAGTGGTTCCTTCTTTGGCAGACATAGCCTGGATTGTTGCAGATGAAGAAGAGACGTATGCCAGAGTGCG GAGTGACAGTCGTCCTCTGAAACATGAGTGGCGGCCCACGCCTCTCCTGGTGCTCCACAGGAACTCATCTGTGCCCAACTTCCGCCGTGAGGGCAAAAGGGTGGAAGGGCTAAGGAAGCCCGGGGTGACAGCGCTGAACCGTACTACCGCCCTGCAGGACGAGCTCAGCAGGCTGCGATCACAGATCGCCAAGATTGTGGCAAGTGATTCTG GCTCCAACCCTATGACCCCAGACCTTCTCTCCCCTGATGACACAAGCATGAGCTTTTCCATGGCACCCTTTGAGACAGCGCCCTACCAGCCCGCCGCCACAGCTCCTGCTTCCTTTGTCATTAGCGatgtcacagaggaggaggaagaagaagaagaggaggaggaagatgagaaagatgtagtctctgtggtgTCAGAGCTCATCCCTGACCCTTTACCACCTGTTTCAATGACCGCATCTGCGACCTTTGACCTGGACAGACCGAGCATGGACTTccgggaggcagaggaggataCAGTGTCACTATCAAAATCCACCAGCTTTGCTGATGTCATGGATATTCTGAAGGATATGAACCGTATGAAGATGAGCAAAGACAG TAGATACAACAGAGGCTGTACGTCCCTCAGAGAAGAGGACTCCGCCACTCTGATTTCTGAAGCCCTGAGGAAAAAGTTTGTCTTGAAGGAAGAGGACACTGCCGCTGTGAAACGGAAGTGA
- the mtfr1l gene encoding mitochondrial fission regulator 1-like isoform X1, whose amino-acid sequence MRLTSITMETETEVIPIWQNKPHGSTRSVVRRIGSTLPLRPPQRACFQELPGLPTLRPMDGPVVPSLADIAWIVADEEETYARVRSDSRPLKHEWRPTPLLVLHRNSSVPNFRREGKRVEGLRKPGVTALNRTTALQDELSRLRSQIAKIVASDSGSNPMTPDLLSPDDTSMSFSMAPFETAPYQPAATAPASFVISDVTEEEEEEEEEEEDEKDVVSVVSELIPDPLPPVSMTASATFDLDRPSMDFREAEEDTVSLSKSTSFADVMDILKDMNRMKMSKDRYNRGCTSLREEDSATLISEALRKKFVLKEEDTAAVKRK is encoded by the exons ATGAGACTGAcctccatcaccatggaaacagaaaca GAAGTTATTCCTATCTGGCAGAATAAGCCTCATGGATCCACCCGTAGTGTTGTGAGAAGAATAGGTTCAACCCTTCCTCTCAGACCTCCACAGAGGGCATGTTTTCAG GAACTACCAGGCCTACCCACTCTCCGACCTATGGATGGTCCAGTGGTTCCTTCTTTGGCAGACATAGCCTGGATTGTTGCAGATGAAGAAGAGACGTATGCCAGAGTGCG GAGTGACAGTCGTCCTCTGAAACATGAGTGGCGGCCCACGCCTCTCCTGGTGCTCCACAGGAACTCATCTGTGCCCAACTTCCGCCGTGAGGGCAAAAGGGTGGAAGGGCTAAGGAAGCCCGGGGTGACAGCGCTGAACCGTACTACCGCCCTGCAGGACGAGCTCAGCAGGCTGCGATCACAGATCGCCAAGATTGTGGCAAGTGATTCTG GCTCCAACCCTATGACCCCAGACCTTCTCTCCCCTGATGACACAAGCATGAGCTTTTCCATGGCACCCTTTGAGACAGCGCCCTACCAGCCCGCCGCCACAGCTCCTGCTTCCTTTGTCATTAGCGatgtcacagaggaggaggaagaagaagaagaggaggaggaagatgagaaagatgtagtctctgtggtgTCAGAGCTCATCCCTGACCCTTTACCACCTGTTTCAATGACCGCATCTGCGACCTTTGACCTGGACAGACCGAGCATGGACTTccgggaggcagaggaggataCAGTGTCACTATCAAAATCCACCAGCTTTGCTGATGTCATGGATATTCTGAAGGATATGAACCGTATGAAGATGAGCAAAGACAG ATACAACAGAGGCTGTACGTCCCTCAGAGAAGAGGACTCCGCCACTCTGATTTCTGAAGCCCTGAGGAAAAAGTTTGTCTTGAAGGAAGAGGACACTGCCGCTGTGAAACGGAAGTGA
- the mtfr1l gene encoding mitochondrial fission regulator 1-like isoform X3 translates to MRLTSITMETETNKPHGSTRSVVRRIGSTLPLRPPQRACFQELPGLPTLRPMDGPVVPSLADIAWIVADEEETYARVRSDSRPLKHEWRPTPLLVLHRNSSVPNFRREGKRVEGLRKPGVTALNRTTALQDELSRLRSQIAKIVASDSGSNPMTPDLLSPDDTSMSFSMAPFETAPYQPAATAPASFVISDVTEEEEEEEEEEEDEKDVVSVVSELIPDPLPPVSMTASATFDLDRPSMDFREAEEDTVSLSKSTSFADVMDILKDMNRMKMSKDSRYNRGCTSLREEDSATLISEALRKKFVLKEEDTAAVKRK, encoded by the exons ATGAGACTGAcctccatcaccatggaaacagaaaca AATAAGCCTCATGGATCCACCCGTAGTGTTGTGAGAAGAATAGGTTCAACCCTTCCTCTCAGACCTCCACAGAGGGCATGTTTTCAG GAACTACCAGGCCTACCCACTCTCCGACCTATGGATGGTCCAGTGGTTCCTTCTTTGGCAGACATAGCCTGGATTGTTGCAGATGAAGAAGAGACGTATGCCAGAGTGCG GAGTGACAGTCGTCCTCTGAAACATGAGTGGCGGCCCACGCCTCTCCTGGTGCTCCACAGGAACTCATCTGTGCCCAACTTCCGCCGTGAGGGCAAAAGGGTGGAAGGGCTAAGGAAGCCCGGGGTGACAGCGCTGAACCGTACTACCGCCCTGCAGGACGAGCTCAGCAGGCTGCGATCACAGATCGCCAAGATTGTGGCAAGTGATTCTG GCTCCAACCCTATGACCCCAGACCTTCTCTCCCCTGATGACACAAGCATGAGCTTTTCCATGGCACCCTTTGAGACAGCGCCCTACCAGCCCGCCGCCACAGCTCCTGCTTCCTTTGTCATTAGCGatgtcacagaggaggaggaagaagaagaagaggaggaggaagatgagaaagatgtagtctctgtggtgTCAGAGCTCATCCCTGACCCTTTACCACCTGTTTCAATGACCGCATCTGCGACCTTTGACCTGGACAGACCGAGCATGGACTTccgggaggcagaggaggataCAGTGTCACTATCAAAATCCACCAGCTTTGCTGATGTCATGGATATTCTGAAGGATATGAACCGTATGAAGATGAGCAAAGACAG TAGATACAACAGAGGCTGTACGTCCCTCAGAGAAGAGGACTCCGCCACTCTGATTTCTGAAGCCCTGAGGAAAAAGTTTGTCTTGAAGGAAGAGGACACTGCCGCTGTGAAACGGAAGTGA